TGGGTGGAAGATATACTCATCTTTAATAAAAACCAATAACTCAGGCGATACTGTTTGGACAAGAATATTCAATGAGACTGGAGTTGACTATATTCTGTCAGCTCAACAGACAAGAGACAGTGGGTATATCCTGACTGGAGTTATCGGATGGACAGGTTCTTACAAGACTGGCAACGGCGATGTATGGCTAATCAAAACTAATTCTTCGGGGGATACTTTGTGGACGAGAACTTTTGGTGGGGATACACTTGACGGAGGTAGTTCAGTCCAACAAACGGCAGACGGTGGTTTTATCATCGTAGGTTCTACATACTCTTTTGGTGCAGGCAATGAAGATGTCTATCTCATTAAAACAGATTCCTTAGGGAATGTAGGAGTGGAGGAGAATACCCCGTTGTCAGGGCGGGATGTTGCTACGCTCCAAATAACTAAGAATCCGTTTGTTAAATCTACAGTTATAAAGTATTTCATCCCCGTTAGAACTCGAGTGATATTAAGTGTTTACGATATTTCCGGCAGTTGTGTTAAAACATTAGTAGACGGAGAGAAAGCAGCGGGGAGTTATAGTAGTACCCTAAACGCAAAAGAACTAAAAACAGGAATATATTTTGTGAGACTAACAACAGATATACATAAACTAACAAAGAAGTTAATTTTGATGAAATAAATTTAAGAGGGAAATAATGAAAAAATACATTAGTTGTCTTGTGCTATTTTTGTTATTCACCAACGCAATCGCAGACAGTTTTACCATACTTTCCCCAAATGGAGGAGAGAACTGGGTCAGAGGAAATCCTTATCCCATAACATGGGCGAGTGAAGGAGTGACGGGAAACATAAAAATAGAACTTTATAGAGGCGGGGCATTCAAGTTCATTATAGCAAGTAACGCTGCAAATACTGGTACATACAGCTGGTGGGTACCGGGGGGGGATGACACCCGGGACAGACTATAAGATAAAGATGGCGAGTACGTATAATATTTCTATTTTCGACCAGAGTGACAGTAATTTCACTATTGTAGCACCAAGCATTACCGTAGTCTCCCCAAACGGAGGGGAGAAATGGGTTGGCGATTCCATTTATCCTATAATGTGGACATCCGTCGGAGCAAGAATTTCCTGCTACAGACTTCTATATTCTACCAACAATGATAGCACTTATACTGATACACTTGTAAAAGATTTATCTTCGGATAGCACGAGATGGAATTGGAAAGTCCCGGTTATAAATTCTAACACTTGTCGCATAAAAGTTCAAATGATGGACTCGTTAAATAGAATTATTGTCGAAGGTAAAAGTGATTCATGCTTTTTAATACAAAAAGAAGGGATAGAAGAACCTTCAATTTTGGATCGCGGATTTGGGAATGCGGGATTGAAAATAATAAAAGAAAAGATTTATTTGGATATTTCGAAGAAAATGGATGCGGATATAAAATTATATGATTTGTGTGGCAGAATAAAAGAGGTTATTTATACAGGTACGTTAGGGAAAGGAAATTATACATTTACACCGAATATTCATAAAAACGGGATATATTTTGTGAGACTGACAGCAGGTACATTAAAAACTACAAAGAAAATTACATTTATAAGATAAAAATAGGGGGGGAAAAAACTATGAAAAAGTTATTTATTCTATCAATAGGATTTATATTATCAACACAGATTTTTGGGCAGGAGTGGGCAGCAAGATACAATGGGCAGGGTGATAGCACTGATGGGGCAACTGCAATTGCATTAGACACGGATGGTAATGTGTATGTGACAGGAAGAAGTTACGGTTTAGGCACTAATTATGACTATGCGACAATAAAATATAATTCATCAGGTGATACAATGTGGGTCAGGAGATATAACGGACCGGCTAATAGCGACGATAAGGCAAGTGCAATCGCATTAGATAAGAATGGGAATATCTATGTAACAGGATATAGTTATGGTTCAGGCACTGATGAAGACTATGTAACGATAAAATACAATTCGTCAGGTGATACAATGTGGACACGAAGATATAATGGAACGGGGAATGGTGATGATGAGGCAATTGCAATTGCATTGGACGGGAATGGGAATATCTATGTAACAGGAAATAGCATTGATTCAGGCACTGGGTATGACTACGCCACAATAAAGTATAATTCGTTAGGCGATACAATGTGGATAAGAAGATATAATGGGCCGGGGAATAGCTGTGATTACGCCACCGCAATTGCAGTGGATGGGAATGGGAATGCCTATGTGACAGGATACGGTTGGTGTTCAGTCGCTTATAAATATGCGACAATAAAGTATGATTCATCGGGTGATACAATGTGGGCACGAATATATGGGTTGGGAGATGATAATGAGGCAATTGCAATTGCAGTAGATAGTAATGGGAATGTGTATGTGACAGGACGGAGTTGCGAGGACTGTGCGACAATAAAGTACAATTCATTGGGCGATACAATGTGGACACGAAGATATAATGGACCGGGAAATGGCAGTGATTGGGCAAGAGCAATTGTATTAGAAAGGAATGGAGTTGTATATGTGGCGGGAGTAAGTAATTATGACTATGTGACAATAAAATATGACTCATCAGGTGATACAATGTGGGCACGAAGATATAATGAAAATGCTAATGATTATGCAAATGCAATTTCATTAGATACGGATGGAAATGTGTATGTGACAGGACAAAGTTACGGTTCTGGCACTGCTTATGACTATGCGACAATAAAATATAATTCATCAGGTGATGCAATGTGGGCACAAAGATATAACGGACCAGGAAATGGCGGTGATTGTGCAAATGCAATTGCATTGGACGGGAATGGATATGTGTATGTGACAGGATTGAGCATAGGTTCAGGCACTGGATATGACTATGCGACAATAAAGTATTCTTGTGAAGGCATAGAAGAATACTCAAATATCAAAACCCCTTCGACTACGCTCAGTGTAAGTCAAAATCCAGTTATTAAAAATACGATTGTTAGTTATTCAATCCCTATTGAAACGAAGGTTTTATTGAGTATTTACGACCTTTCCGGGAGTTGTGTGAAGACATTAGTTAACGGAGAAAAAGAGACGGGGAATTATAGTATTCGTCTGAACGCAAAAGAACTAAAAACAGGAGTCTATTTTGTGAGACTGACAGCTGGTACATCCAAAACAACAAGGAAGATTACGGTTATAAGGTAAAAACAAGGAGGGATTATGAATAAAAATTTAGGAGTTTGGGTTTTGATGGGAATGGGTTTAATTACAGCCAATCCCGTAAATGCAGGATGGACAAAAACTTATGGTGGGAATAAAGATGATGGCGGCAATTCAGTTCAACAAACTACCGACAACGGGTATATAGTTGCAGGAGGAACATGGTCATACGGCACAAGTGGCCCGGATGTTTACCTTATAAAGACAAATTCCTCGGGAGACACCTTATGGAAACGGATTTATGGGGGGAATAATGGAGATTATGGCCGGTCGGTTCAGCAGACTAATGATGGCGGTTATATAGTTGCGGGATGGACATACTCATATGGTGCAGGAGCAGGAGATTTTTATCTTGTAAAAACAAATTCGACAGGCGATACAATGTGGACAAGAACATATGGTGGAACCGGCAATGACGGAGGCTACGCAGTCCAGCAAACAAAAGACAGCGGTTATATAATTTCAGGAATGACAGGCTCTTACGGTGCAGGTGCTCCAATATATACCAATGTTTATCTCGTAAAAACAAACTCAATGGGAGATACTTTATGGACAAGGGCTTATGGCGGGAATAACAACGATGGAAGTTATTCAGTTCAGCAGACTAGTGATGGCGGTTATATAGTTGCGGGATATACAAACTCCTACGGTATAGGAGGGACTAATGTTTATCTTATAAAAACGAATTCGAGTGGTGATAGTTTATGGACAAGAGTTTATGGAGGGACGAGCACTGATGGAAGTTATTCAGTCCAACAAACGACGGATAACGGCTATATAGTTGCAGGGATAACAAGCTCTTACGGTGTAGGTACTCCAACTTGTTTTAA
The genomic region above belongs to bacterium and contains:
- a CDS encoding T9SS type A sorting domain-containing protein; this encodes MTPGTDYKIKMASTYNISIFDQSDSNFTIVAPSITVVSPNGGEKWVGDSIYPIMWTSVGARISCYRLLYSTNNDSTYTDTLVKDLSSDSTRWNWKVPVINSNTCRIKVQMMDSLNRIIVEGKSDSCFLIQKEGIEEPSILDRGFGNAGLKIIKEKIYLDISKKMDADIKLYDLCGRIKEVIYTGTLGKGNYTFTPNIHKNGIYFVRLTAGTLKTTKKITFIR
- a CDS encoding SBBP repeat-containing protein; its protein translation is MKKLFILSIGFILSTQIFGQEWAARYNGQGDSTDGATAIALDTDGNVYVTGRSYGLGTNYDYATIKYNSSGDTMWVRRYNGPANSDDKASAIALDKNGNIYVTGYSYGSGTDEDYVTIKYNSSGDTMWTRRYNGTGNGDDEAIAIALDGNGNIYVTGNSIDSGTGYDYATIKYNSLGDTMWIRRYNGPGNSCDYATAIAVDGNGNAYVTGYGWCSVAYKYATIKYDSSGDTMWARIYGLGDDNEAIAIAVDSNGNVYVTGRSCEDCATIKYNSLGDTMWTRRYNGPGNGSDWARAIVLERNGVVYVAGVSNYDYVTIKYDSSGDTMWARRYNENANDYANAISLDTDGNVYVTGQSYGSGTAYDYATIKYNSSGDAMWAQRYNGPGNGGDCANAIALDGNGYVYVTGLSIGSGTGYDYATIKYSCEGIEEYSNIKTPSTTLSVSQNPVIKNTIVSYSIPIETKVLLSIYDLSGSCVKTLVNGEKETGNYSIRLNAKELKTGVYFVRLTAGTSKTTRKITVIR
- a CDS encoding T9SS type A sorting domain-containing protein yields the protein MNKNLGVWVLMGMGLITANPVNAGWTKTYGGNKDDGGNSVQQTTDNGYIVAGGTWSYGTSGPDVYLIKTNSSGDTLWKRIYGGNNGDYGRSVQQTNDGGYIVAGWTYSYGAGAGDFYLVKTNSTGDTMWTRTYGGTGNDGGYAVQQTKDSGYIISGMTGSYGAGAPIYTNVYLVKTNSMGDTLWTRAYGGNNNDGSYSVQQTSDGGYIVAGYTNSYGIGGTNVYLIKTNSSGDSLWTRVYGGTSTDGSYSVQQTTDNGYIVAGITSSYGVGTPTCFNAYIIKTNSAGDTLWTRAYGGTGTEYGNSIQQTIDNGYIIAGETGSYGAGGYDVWLIKINSTGDTLWTRTFGGTDGDCANAVQQTADKGYIVAGYTYSFGTGTPDSANVYLIKTDSLGYVGIEENLSPVRDVASLEISQNPFIKSTIIKYFIPVRTQVVLSVYDISGSCVKTLINGEKTTGSYNTTLNAKELRAGVYFVRLSAGNYKEMKKLVLMR